CGACTTTATCGCAAAGCCTTTCCGGGAAGATACCCTGGTCAAGGTGTTTGAACAATGGCTCCCCCGCCAGGCCTTTGACATCGACCGCCTGAAGGAAAACCTGGGTGACGCTGCCACGAGCGAGGCGATAACGGCCATCCTGCAAGCCACGGCCCTAGACCTGGAGCGCACGAGAACGGATCTTCAACAAGTAAAAAACGACAACGGGCGTCTAAGGGCCCTCGCCCATCGTTTATACGGCACCGCTACATCCGCGGGGATGACGACCCTGGCGGCTTTGTCCCGGGAACTGGAAGTGTCGGACGGCGACAAAGATGCCGCCCCCCTGATCGGGGAGATCGGGCGCTGTCTGAAAGCCATCGAACGTACGCTGGCCGCCTTATAGGCGGATTTTACCACGGACTTTCCCCCCTGTCCGGAATGTCATTGCTAAAGTACTTCCCCGTAGGCCCATCGGCCCCGATGGTAGCGTACTTGACGATAATCGCCGCCGCGTCTTCCACAGAGCCCGGGCCATTGTGGCGGTTAAAGTCTGTAGCAGTATGCCCAGGGCACACGGCGTTCACCTTGAAGGGGGTATCCCTCAGGTCATAAGCCAGCGCCACCGTATAGGCGTTCAGGGCCGATTTGGAAGGACCGTAGGCGCCGCCCTTGATGGCGTAAAACTTCCACCTGGGATCGCTGTGCAGGGTCAGGGAGCCCAGCAAGGACGTCACATTGACGATCCGGGGCTCGGGAGACTGGTGGAGCAGGTCGATAAAGGCGCCGACCATGTCCATGGCCCCGAATACGTTGGTATTATACACTTCCCGGGCCAGGGCCGAAGTGGTGGTGGAGGCCGGTTGCGGGAAGCCCCCACTGATGCCGGCGTTGTTGATAAGGACGTCGAGCGAGGACACGGAAGCCCGCGCGGCAGCGATCGAAGCCGGGTCTGTGACGTCGAGTTGCAGGGCCGCTACCGAAGAAAGCCCTTCCGCATGAAGCTTTGCGGCGGCGGCGGACCCTTTGGCGAGGTCCCGGCTACCGATATACACGAAATACCCTTGCTGCGCCAATTGCCTGGCGGTTTCAAAACCGATGCTTTTGTTCGCGCCTGTGATGAGTGCTGTCTTTTTCATGACACAAAGCTAGACAGCGCGTATAAAAAGCCCGTTGCACTCTGAAAGGTTTCAATGGTACATTTCCCGGATATAGGTCCGGTATTCGACCGGGGTGCGCTGGGTAAGTCGTTTAAAGAACCGGTTGAAATAGGACGCGTCCTCAAAACCCAGCTCGAACGCGATCTCCTTAACGGCCCGGTCCGTATAGAACAACAGGCGCTTGGCCTCCACGATCAGGCGATCATGGATGTGCACGATAGCGGGCTTGCCACTTTGCTCCTTGACCACGTCACTCAGATGACCTGGAGATAGGTGAAGCCTGTCCGCATAGTCCGCCACCTCGTGGAGTGCTGCAAACGACTCCTCGATCATGGACAGGAAACGGTGGAGCAACACCCGGTCGGGCGTAGACGCAGCGGCGCTGTATTGTTCGGTATACAACCGGCTCAGGTAGATCAGCAATACTTTCGTATAGGCCAGCAGCATGTTTTGGTGCCAGGGGCCCTTGTTGCCGTATTCGGCGAGGATCTGGCCAAGAAGGCCTTCCACGAATACGACATCCGCTTCGCCTAAGGTAAGCTCGTGGCCGCCCTGTGGGTTCCGGATCAGCGGCAGGTTTTTGAGAAAACCGCTTTCGTCCAGTGCCAGGAATTCCTCGGTAAAGCTGATGCCCACCCCTGAGATAGGTTTGGGTTCTTCCTTTAGATGGACCTGGTGCGGGACCGTAAAATAAAAGGTGTTGGGCTGTAAAACGTAGGGCTTCATGTCCACCCAGTGCCGGCTGCTCCCGTTCTTGACAAAACTCAGGAAAAAATAATCCTTCCGGTGCGGCACCAGGAAGTCAAGCTTTACATAGCCCGACGAACGATCGTACCAGAACGCACGAAAACAGGGGTTGCCCGTCGCGGGATCCGGTTCGAAGGGATAGTGTGGGATGGGGATCTCGGCGGTGATCATAGACAACCCTCCATAATGTCGCCAATGACACACCTGCCGGCGGCGTCCTCGGAAACGATCGACGCCAGCTTCGTCCTGGTCGCCACCAGTTGCCGGATGGTCTCGTCTATCCGCGCGATCTTTCGTTGCACATAACGGATACCCCGCTCCGGCTGCATCACCCCTTCCTCCATCAGGGTGATGATGCCCAGGGTTTCCTGGAGGGTAAAACCGTACTCCTTGATCTGCCGGATGGCGCACAACCGGCGAAGGACGGACTCCGGGTAGTCCTTGAACGCAAAGCGGTTCCTTGTCCGGTCTTCCAGCCGTATCAGGCCTTTTTTCTCATAAAACCGGATAGTATCCTTGCTAAAGCCCGACTTTCTGGAAAGTTCGCCGATCCGCATAAAAAATATTTTTGAGGGGTGGTGAACACCGTTGACTATACTCCAAGGTGTATGTTTGTCCGGCTAAAATACTGAATTATGGAAAAGGAACCTATGTCCCTCTATACCATCCGTTTCAGCGACTGCGACCCTTTCGGGCACCTGAACAACGGGCGCTACATCGATTATTTCCTGAATGCCCGGGAGGATCATCTCCGTGATCACTATGGGATCGAACTCAATGAGTGGGCCAAAAGGGGGATCGGTTTTGTCGTCAACCGGCACGACATCCGTTACCTGCGCCCCGCGGGCTATAACGAACGCGTAGCCATCCGGTCTGCGTTGATCGGTTGGACCGACACGGAACTACACGTGGAGTTACAGATGTGGGACGAGCCGCTCCGGCAGTTGAAGGCGATCGTTTGGACGAGCTTTACCCGTGTCAACGCGGCGACCGGGCGGAAGGAAGCACACACGCAGGAGACGATCGAATTCGTCCGGTGGGCCTTGCTCGAAGGGGGCCCGGAGGGCCTGGACGAGCGCATCGCCGCGCTCCGTACCGCGAATGCCTGACCCGTTCTTAAAGCCTCTTCGAGGACTCCCGGACAAACAGCTTCGGTCGTAGCACCTCCTCTACATGATACATATCCTCCTGGTTGTGCATCGCCTCGATAAACAGCTTGGCCGCAGCCTTCCCCATGTCAAAGGACGGCTGGTCGACGCTGGAGATGGTAGGGGTCAGCAGGTTGACGATGGGCTCGTTGTTAAAACCCACCAGGCCGATGTCGTGGGGCATCGAGAGTCCCTTTTCCTTAATGGCCAGCATCGCCCCCAGCGCCATCCGGTCACTGATGGTAAAGATCGCGTCCGGTCTTTTGCGCATGGCCAGCAATTCAAGCGTGGCGTAGTACGCATAGTTCTGGTTGAAGTCGCAGTGAACGACCAATTGCCTGTCGATATTGACCTTTCGTTTTTTCAGCGCTTTGAGATAGCCGTCCACCCGGCTGTTGCTGACGCCTAAGTTAGCCGGACCCGCCAGCACCGCGATCCGTTTGTACCCCTGGTCCAACAGGTGTTCGGTGGCCAGCAGCCCGCCCTCTTCGTTGTCCAGGCGCACGCTCGGCGCCGTGAGGTGCGGCGTGACCCGGTCGAACACGACCATGGGTAGCCCTCTGGCCTGTACCTTTTTAAAGTGATCGAAGATCTTCGTTTCGCTCGACACGGACACGATAAACCCGTCGACCAGGCTGTCCAGCAACCGTCCCGTGTTGAGGATTTCCCGGCCGAACGATTCATTGCTTTGACAGACCATGACCGTATAGCCCGCTTCGAGGGCGACCTCGTCGATGCCCCGGATCATCGTGGACAGGACATAATCCAGATTGGGCACGATCACCCCGATCGTGTGCGTTTGTTTTTGACGCAGGCTCAACGCCAGCTTGTTGGGTTGGTAGTTCAGCTCCTCTGATAAAAGGACCACCGCCTGTTTGGTTTCGGCGTTTATATCGGGTGCATTTCTGAGGGCCCTCGACACCGTCGAAATGGAGATCCCCAGCCTTTGCGCGATGTCTTTTATCGTAGCGGGTTTGTTCATTACGGTATAAAGATAGGGGGAAAAATATGCCCGATGGACCAACTGCCGATAGCGTTACCGGAAACGTTGCCGGTGAGAGAATATTTAAAAAAAAGAGGTACTTCGCTGGAAATACTGAATGAAAATTAAAGATTAGGGGATTTTTTTTGAAATCTTTTTCTGCACAGGAGACCGCATTCGCCCCATGTTTGAAATAATATTGATGGAAATGCAACTATGAAGATAAACGGCCTGGTTAAAGGTTTTGTAGAGGATGAAAGCCTTCCTTGGGAAAGTGTGGGTGATGGTGTTCAACGGAAAATACTGGCGTATGACGATCGCCTGATGGTGGTGCGGGTGCGTTTCGAGAGCGGGGGCATCGGCCCCTTGCACCATCACCCGCATTCGCAGATCACCTACGTCGAAAGCGGTGTTTTCGAGATAGAAATGGACGGAGTGAAAAGGGTGTTGAAAGGAGGAGATGCTTACTACGTAGCCTCCGGCCTGGTGCACGGGGCGGTATGCCTGGAACAGGGTGTCCTGGTCGATGCGTTTAGCCCCACCCGTGAGGATTTCTTGCTATAGCGCCCAAAATTGATTGCTGATGAAAAGGATGTTCTTTGCTGCTTTACTCCTGTGTCCTTTGTATAAGGACGTTTTTGCACAGACACAACTGTTGTCCAGGTCCGACATGATCAAACTGGACTTCCGCCTGCTTGCCGAAAGGAAGCGCGCGGTACAGGCCCATGACCCGGCCTGTCAAAAGGCGTTTGCCCAACTGCGGGAAGACGCCGACGGTTTTTTGGGCTGGGGACCGGTGAGTGTCATGCAAAAGGATGGAATGCCGCCCAGCGGCAGCAAGCACGATTATATGAGCATCGCGCCCTACTTCTGGCCCGACCCGTCAAAGCCGGGCGGGGTACCTTATATAGGCAGGGATGGAGACGTCAACCCCGAAGTCAAAAACTATAAGGACAAGGAGAACATCACCAAACTTTGTGACGGCGTCTATACACTGGGTCTGGCGTATTATTTCACCGGGGAAGAGAAGTATGCCCGGCATGCGGCGGAGCTTTTGCGCGTATGGTTCCTCGATACCGCTACCCGGATGAACCCCAACCTGAATTTCGGACAGGCCGTAAAAGGCGTCACCGACGGGCGGGCGCCGGGGTTGATCGAAACCCGGAATTTTGCGTTCCTCCTCGATGGGGTGGACCTTATAAAGACTTCGAAGGCCTGGACAGCGGGTGATCAAAAGGGCCTCAAAGACTGGTTCCGGTCTTTCCTCTTTTGGCTGCAGACCAGCCCGATCGGGTTGGACGAGATGCATGCCAAAAACAACCACGGCGTCTGGTACGATGCCCAAAGCCTGTCCATTGCCCTTTACCTGGACAGCACACAGCTGGCGAACCAGATTGCGCTGAGGGCGGCCGGAAGGCTGGATGCGGAAATGAACGACGACGGCCTTTTCCCCCTGGAGCTGAAACGGACGACTTCCCTGCACTATTCGGTTTTTGTGCTGAACGCGTTTTATGTGATCGCCCAGATGTCGGAACAAACCCCGACCAACCTCTGGACGTGGACGTCTCCTTCAGGGAAATCGCTCCAAAAGGCATTTGACGCCATCCTGCCTTTCCTCGACGGGGACAAGCCGTGGACGGGTCCGCAGATCCATCCCTTTGAATTCAAAAATGCGGTGCCCCTTTTATTGAGGAGCGCCCAACGATATGGCTGTACCACCTGTCCCGAAATGATCAAAAAGATCACCGGGGACCAGGAGGGACGCCTGCTGTCAAACCTTCTATAGTTCTTTTTAATAACGATTGCCATGCCAAAACTATTTTTTCCACTCTTACTGCTGCTATGCGCCTATGTCCCGCTACAGGCGCAAACCATCAAGGTGACGGGGACGGTGGTGTCCGCGACCGGTCACCCTGTTTCGGGTGCTACGATTCACCAAAAAGGCGGAAGCGCCGGTGCGATCGCCGCAGATGACGGATCCTTTTCGATCGACGTTCGCCGGACGAAAAATCCCATCCTCATCGTGACGGCCATCGGTTATGAATCCACCGAAATCAAAGCGGAGGAAACCCCGCTAAAGATCGTCCTCAAGGAAACCTCCAAGGGGCTGGAGGACGTTGTGGTGGTCGGTTACGGGACCACCCGGAAAAAAGACCTGACCGGGGCGGTGGCTTCCGTCCCTATGCGCGATGCGGACAAGGTGCCGGTGATCGGTACGGACCAGATGCTTGAAGGGCAGGTGCCCGGGGTACAGGTGACGCAAAGCCAGTCTCAACCCGGGGGCACCGTTTTCTCCATCCGGATACGCGGAACCAACTCGATCAATTCAAGCAGTGAACCCCTGTACGTCGTTGATGGTTTTGCGGGGGCCGATATCACCACCATCAATCCTTCGGACGTCCAATCCATCGACATCCTCAAAGACGCCTCGGCCACGGCCATTTACGGCAGCCGGGGTGCCAACGGGGTCGTCATCATTACGACGCGCCGGGGCAGGGTAGGCCGCTCCCTGACGATCGAAGCCTATACGGGCGAGCAACAGGTCACGAAAGAATACAAGATGATGAATGCCCAGCAATACGGCAACTTCCTCATCACCCTCCAGACCCAGCAAAACCAGCTCAACAATACCAACATACCCCCACCGTATACCCAGGCCCAGGTCAACGCCATGGGCGCCGGTACCAACTGGCAAAACCAGATCTTCCGCGTCGCCCCCGTGTCGAATATGTCGGTGGGGTTGAGCGGCGGAACCGAGGATAGCAAGTACTACCTCGGTCTGAACTATTTTGACCAGCAGGGGATCATCATCGGGTCCGATTACAAACGGGGGATCGTCCACTTCAACCTGGATCAGTATATGGGGAAAGTCCATGTCGCCGTGTCGTCCCAGGCGTCCTACGGGTACCAGGACGCGCCCACGGTCAATACCAGCGGGGGCGGGACTACGCCCAGCGTCCTGTGGGATGCCGTCCGTTTCAGCCCGATCCTCCCCGTCCGGGACAGCACCGGTGCCTATACCTATGTCAACGGTCCAGGCCCGATCGTGTCTCCTATCGGCAACCCGGTGGCGTATGCCAACGAGGCCCAGGACGGGAACTATGGACTAAGGGCCTTTACCAACGTGTTTGCAGACTATGAACTGCTTCGCGGGCTTCACCTGCGGAGCACCTTTGGCGTAGATTACCTCAACGGAGGGGAACGGAAGTTCGTCCCCACCGACCTCTACGTTGCGGCCGCCAACGGCGGGTCCGCTTCCCAAAGCTCTACCCAGAACTATACCTGGCTCAACGAAAACACCATCACCTACGATAGGGAATTCAACCGCATCCACGCCATCAACGTCGTGGGCGGTTTTACCTTCCAGCACTGGTACCAGAAAAGCTTTAGTGAAGGCATCACCAACCTTTCCACGAATGCCGAAGGATCCAACAACTTAGGCGTCGGTACACCAGGGACGCCCGCTTCTTCCTACCAGGACAACGTGCTCTCTTCCTATTTCGGGCGGCTGAACTACCGCCTCATGGACAAATACCTCTTCACCTTCACCATGCGGGCGGACGGATCTTCGCGTTTCGGGGCCAACAACAAATGGGGCTACTTCCCCTCCGGGGCCTTTGCGTGGAGACTGTCGGAGGAGCCGTTTATCCGCCGGATCAAAAAGATCAGCGACCTGAAACTCAGGACCAGCTATGGGGTGACAGGTAATCAGGAGATCGGGGATTATCAATCTTTATCCGCCTATTCCAACAACGCCTATTCCCTGGGCGGAACGCCCACCCCGGTCGTCGGCATTTCCCCCAGCAACATCCCCAACCCCAGCCTGAGCTGGGAATCCACCGCCGCCTTCGACGCGGGGCTGGACCTTGGTCTTTGGAACAACCGGGTGACCTTTACCGGGGACTTCTACTATAAAAAAACCTCGAACCTCCTGTTGAACGTCAGCATCCCGCAAACCTCCGGCTACTCCAGCATCCTGGAAAATTCCGGGGCGGTGCAAAACGAGGGGTTCGAGTTTGGGATCAACAGCCGGAATATAGAAACCCACAAGGTCAAGTGGTCGACATACCTCAATTTTTCCACCAACCGCAACAAGGTCCTGAGCCTGGGCAGCAACCAGCAGATTTATGCCGGGGACCTGAGCAGCAGCATATTCCCGTCCGCTACCTTCAAGTCGGGGATCCTGCTGGTGGGTAAACCCATCGGTTCCTTTTACGGCTACGTTTTCAACGGCATCTGGCAGACATCACAACAGATCGCCGAAAGCGGTACCAAACAAGCCGTCCAGCCCGGAGACCCCATCTACAAAGACCTGAACGGGGACAGCCTTATTAACGGTTCCGACCGGACCATCATCGGTCACGCCTTGCCCAAGTTCACTTACGGGATGACCAATACCATTACCTACGGCCGGTTCACCCTGAACGTCTTTATCCAGGGGGTCTATGGGAACAATATCTTCGACGAGAATTTGTACGAAGTGCAAAACGGGTCCAACAACTTCAACCGCCTGGCCTATATCGGTACGGAAAGCTGGACGGGACCCGGCACCAGCAATACGCTCCCCAGGGTCAGCAGCGTCCTCCGGAGGAGTATGGGGGTCACCAGCGACGTGATCAAAAACGGGAGCTATCTGAGGTTCAAGACAGTGACCTTGTCTTACGAGTTGCCGCTCCCCAAAATGACCGCCGTGTTCAAGTCCGCGTCCGTGTATGCGACCGTCCAGAACCTGGCCACCATCACGTCTTATCCCGGTTATGACCCCGAGGTCAATTCTTTTCCCACCAGCAACGCCCTTTCTTTGGGCACCGATTACAATGCCTATCCGAACTACCGGACCTACCTGGTCGGCGTACGGTTTGGATTTTAAAAAACGATTGTCATGAAACGAATCATAGGATTTTTCGCCCTGCTGGCCAGCGTTTCCTGTACCAAACAGCTCACGGAAACCCCCCACAGCTTTCTGACGCCCTCCAATTTCTATAAAACCGCCGCGGACGCCCAGACCGCGCTCAACGGCGTCTTTTCCCCCTTACAGGCCCAGACCTATTACCAGCGGACCGTATACATCGTCGGCGACCCCATGGATATGTGGTACCCCAATCCCATTTCGGGCGACCGGGGTGACCTGTACGCGGGTACCTATACCGGCACCAACAGCGAGGTCACCAACTGGTGGGTCAACAGCTACAAGCTCATCAAAAACGCCAACGACGTGATCGCGTACGTACCGGGGATCAACATGGACGTGCCCACCCGGAACAACATCGTGGGCAACGCCCATTTCCTGAGGGGCATGGCCTATTTCGACCTCGTCCGGGCTTATGGGGACGTCCCGCTCCTGCTGGCGCCCTATTCCGATAGCGTACCCCTTTACCCCAAACGGACCGCCGCCGCGACGGTATACGCCCAGGTGATCGCAGACCTCCAGTATGCCGAGACCAATTGCGTCCACATGGCCCAGATCCCCACTGCCGACATCGGCATGATTTCCACCGAAGCCGCTTCCGCCATGCTCGCCCGGGTTTACCTCCAACACGCAAGTACCTCGTTTGCCAACGCCTCCGATAACCAGAACGCGCTTGCCGAGTGCAACAAGGTCATCGCGTATGCCCAGGCGAATCCCACCGTGCTCACCCTGGTGTCCAGCTATGCCAGTATTTTTGCCGTGGGTACCAAGAACGGTCCAGAATGCCTGTTCAGCATCCAGTTCGGCGCGGCCCCCAACGCCGTCAACCTCACCAACCGGATGTTCGATCCCACCACACTCCCCACCTACGGAGGATATGGTTCGTTGATCGCGCTGAATTCCTATTTCAACTCCTTTGATCCCGAAGATACCATCCGCCGTGACGTCGCCGTGGGCACCGTCTCCGGCGGTTTCCACTGGATCTCCAAGTACCGTGACCCCGGTGTTAAGGCCGGTGCCAGCGGACGCAACAACTTTATCGTGCTCCGCTATGCCGACGTCCTGCTCATGCAGTCCGAAGCCCTCAACAACATCAACCCCGCCGACCCCACCAAGTTCAACGGCATCAACCAGGTCCGGACCCGGGCGGGGCTTGCGAACAAATTGCTTACTTTTACCAATACCCCCGCTTCCTCCGATTTCATCAACGCCCTCGTCAACGAAAGGGCATGGGAGCTTGGAGCCGAAGGGCAACGACGCTGGGACCTCATCCGGCTGGGCAAATACCAGTCCATCAAGGCCGCCCAGGGGTACACCATCGACAACAACCATTTGTTTTTCCCTATACCACAAAGTGAACTGGATGTAAATCCGAACCTTGTGCAAAATCCCGGCTATTGATGACGCGCATCCCCTTTATACTCTTTTTCGTCGCCCTCGCCGCTGGCACTCGCGCCCAATTCGTCAGTCTGAACAAAACGGAATTGTCCACCCTTCGTCACCTGATCGACACCAGCGACGCGTACAAAACCGTTTTCGCACCCCTGAAGACCGCCGCCGACGAGGCCCTCGGACAGACCCCCAACCCCATCGAAAAGATCCGGTCCGAGGGGCTCCTCCAGGGTAACCCCCTCAAGACGGCGAGCCTCAAGGCTGTCGAAGACGGGCAGAAGGTCTACAGCCTGGCGCTCGTCTACCGGCTCGATCGCCAAAGACGCTACCTTGACAAAGCCCGCGACTACCTGCTCGCCTGGGCGCGCACCAACAAAGCCACCGGCGACCCCATCGACGAGACAAAGCTCGAAGACATGATCACCGGCTACGACCTCGTGCGCGGCGAGTTTTCCACCGCGGACCGGTCCCCGGTCGACGCCTGGCTCGACAGCGTTGCCGCCGCCGAAGCTTTCAGCAAGTACGCCAGACCCGGGAAAACCACCTCCTTCAACAACTGGAACTCCCATCGTTTGAAGATCGTCACGCTCATTGCGTACACCATCCATACGACAGTATACGACACCATCTGCCGGCAGGGTCTCGAAGCACAGCTGGCCGTCAACCTCAACGCCGATGGCACCACCTGGGACCTCCTCGAAAGAGACGCTTTTCACTACCACCTTTACGACCTTGAACCCTTGCTCAGGACCTGTATGGTGCTGCAGCGCGCCACCGGCAAAGACTATTTCACCTGGCAAACCCCCAAAGGTGCCTCCATCAAACACTGTGTCGACTACCTCCTGCCCTACATGACCGGTGAGAAGACCCACGGGGAGTTTGTCAACAGCAAGGTGGCCTTCGACCAACAGCGCGGAAAGAACCACGAGAAGGGGTACGAGTCGGGGACGCTTTTCGATCCCAAAAACGGGTTGTATGCATTGTCGCTGGCGGCCTACTTCGATCGTTCATACCTGCCAGTGATACAACAGGCCGGCGGCGGCGGCTTTTTTAGCTGGACGCTCGCGATGTCGCTGCTCCAGGCGCGACAACCCTAGGGCGCGACAACCCTAGGGCGTGACGGGCGGTATACCATACTTGGAAAAGACGCGTTATCTTGCCATATGCGTCTTGCTGCCCTTTGGTTTGCCCTGCTCTTGATAACTTGCCCCGCCGCGGCCCAACTTCAGGGGAGTGTGAGCGGCCGTTTACTGGACACGACCCAACACGAAGTACTTGACGGGGCCACCGTTCGTCTCTTACGGATCGTAGGTAAGGACACGACCACTGCGGCTACGGCCTTAACCCGGGGCAATAACTTTAGTGTTGGCCGGCTCCCCCTGGGAGATTACCTGCTGACCGTAAGCTTTCAGGGGTATCGCACCTGGTGGGGGCGCATCCGTCTAAGCGACCGCCAGCCGGACATCGTGCGTCTACGGATCTACATGCAGATTGCCATGGCGGAACTCGGGGACGTGGTCGTCCGGGATGAAAGACCGGTGCGCGTACACGGGGACACGACCAGCTACGCAGCGGACCAGTTCCACACAAGGCCCAACGCGGCGGTAGGCGACCTTCTGCAAAAGATGCCCGGGATAGATATCCTGCAGACCGGTACCTTGATGGCCCAGGGGGATACCGTCAAACAGATCCTCGTCAACGGAAAACGTTTTTTTAGCAACGACCTCCAGGTCGCGCTCCGGTACCTGCCCCGGGACATGGTGGCGACCATAGAAGTTTTTGACGACAAAAGCGACCAGGCCAAGTTTACGGGCGTGGACGATGGTGTCCGTATCCGAACGATCAACATCGTGCTGCGAAAATCCATCAAGGCAGGCTTGTTCGGACAGGCGGAGGCCGGCGCCGGTGGGGATGGGAACGAGACCCTTTACTCGGGTCGGGTGGGGTTGCACCAATTCCACGGCAACATGATGAACTCCCTCATCGGGCGGGCGGATAATACCACACCCGTCATGGGTGGCACCCAGCGGAACCTGATGGGGGGGATCAATTTCTCCGACCAATGGACAAAGCGAACCCAGTTTTCCGGTAGCTACCAGGCCAACGGCCAAAAGGGAAATTCATCGGTGGGGTCTTATACCGAGAACCTGATCCCGGGTGACAGCTCGATCTTTAAAACCCAGCAATCAGGCAGCCAAAACCATGGCAACGGTCAAAACCTGAACCTGAATTTTGAGACCGACCTGGACAGCGCCGACCACCTGACCATCCGGGCCAACGGGTCGGTGAATTCGAACGTCAGCAGCAATCAAAATACCTCCACCTCCATCAAGGGAGTGACGGTTCCTTTGAATAACGCCAACAGTACGTCCGGGAGTTCCAATTCCACCACCAACGGCGGCGGCTCCATCCTTTGGGGACGACGGCTGGGGAAAAAAGGACGGAACTTTTCGGTGTCGGCGGACATCAATGCCACCAACGGGACCGGCAGCGGGACCAATCAATACCAAAACACCTATTTCAACCCGGGCCGCCCGGACAGCCTCGCCTCGGCGAACCAGTACTACACCGATCCCAACAAAAACTTCTCGTATGGAGTGGCGGTATCTTATACCGAGCCCCTGAGCAAACACTCCTCCCTGACGGCTGACTACCGCTATTCCTTCGTCCGGTCTCGCACCGGCCGCGCCACCAGCGAGTGGGACAGCACCACCCATCGGTATGATGTACCGGATTCGCTGCTGACCAATCTTTTTGCCGACCGATACTGGAAACACTCCGGTGGTCTCCGGTACCAATATGGGAGCAACCACCTCCAGGCCACGGCCGGCCTGAACCTCCAGGACGGGGAGAACCAAAGCAACAACCTCAGTAACGGCACCACCCTGTCGCAACGATACCTCAACCTTTCCCCCCTGGCCACCCTTGACTTTATGCCCAAGGGTGGTAAAAGCATCCGGATAGACTACCAGGGCCAGACGACGCAGCCTCCGCTGACCGCGCTCCAGCCCCTGGTGAACAACAGCAATCCCCTCAATGTGATCATTGGTAATCCCGGGCTCCGGCAGTCGTTTACCCATTCGGTGGGCGTTTCTTTCCGGACGTTTAGCCGAAAAGACTTCAGCCATGTTTTTGCCTCCGTGCGGGCCTCGGTCACGGAGAACCAGGTCACCGACCGCACCACCGTCAACCTGGCCACCGGGGTCGATACCACCACCTATTCCAACCTGAATGGGAACTATAACCTTTCGGGGAACTTCGATTATGGATTCCGGTTAAAACACCCTGCCTCCAATGTCGGTTTGGGGCTGGACCTGGGGGATATGCACAGTGTCGGCTACATAAACGGCATCCTGAACACGTCCAGCAATTATACCCTGGCGGGCAATATCAAATGGACCAGCAGCCTGCCCGATCACCTCGATTTGAATGTCAGCTACCACCCTGCGTACAACATCGCGGTGTATTCCGCAGAGCCCTCGCAAAACACCC
This sequence is a window from Dinghuibacter silviterrae. Protein-coding genes within it:
- a CDS encoding SusC/RagA family TonB-linked outer membrane protein — encoded protein: MPKLFFPLLLLLCAYVPLQAQTIKVTGTVVSATGHPVSGATIHQKGGSAGAIAADDGSFSIDVRRTKNPILIVTAIGYESTEIKAEETPLKIVLKETSKGLEDVVVVGYGTTRKKDLTGAVASVPMRDADKVPVIGTDQMLEGQVPGVQVTQSQSQPGGTVFSIRIRGTNSINSSSEPLYVVDGFAGADITTINPSDVQSIDILKDASATAIYGSRGANGVVIITTRRGRVGRSLTIEAYTGEQQVTKEYKMMNAQQYGNFLITLQTQQNQLNNTNIPPPYTQAQVNAMGAGTNWQNQIFRVAPVSNMSVGLSGGTEDSKYYLGLNYFDQQGIIIGSDYKRGIVHFNLDQYMGKVHVAVSSQASYGYQDAPTVNTSGGGTTPSVLWDAVRFSPILPVRDSTGAYTYVNGPGPIVSPIGNPVAYANEAQDGNYGLRAFTNVFADYELLRGLHLRSTFGVDYLNGGERKFVPTDLYVAAANGGSASQSSTQNYTWLNENTITYDREFNRIHAINVVGGFTFQHWYQKSFSEGITNLSTNAEGSNNLGVGTPGTPASSYQDNVLSSYFGRLNYRLMDKYLFTFTMRADGSSRFGANNKWGYFPSGAFAWRLSEEPFIRRIKKISDLKLRTSYGVTGNQEIGDYQSLSAYSNNAYSLGGTPTPVVGISPSNIPNPSLSWESTAAFDAGLDLGLWNNRVTFTGDFYYKKTSNLLLNVSIPQTSGYSSILENSGAVQNEGFEFGINSRNIETHKVKWSTYLNFSTNRNKVLSLGSNQQIYAGDLSSSIFPSATFKSGILLVGKPIGSFYGYVFNGIWQTSQQIAESGTKQAVQPGDPIYKDLNGDSLINGSDRTIIGHALPKFTYGMTNTITYGRFTLNVFIQGVYGNNIFDENLYEVQNGSNNFNRLAYIGTESWTGPGTSNTLPRVSSVLRRSMGVTSDVIKNGSYLRFKTVTLSYELPLPKMTAVFKSASVYATVQNLATITSYPGYDPEVNSFPTSNALSLGTDYNAYPNYRTYLVGVRFGF
- a CDS encoding RagB/SusD family nutrient uptake outer membrane protein is translated as MKRIIGFFALLASVSCTKQLTETPHSFLTPSNFYKTAADAQTALNGVFSPLQAQTYYQRTVYIVGDPMDMWYPNPISGDRGDLYAGTYTGTNSEVTNWWVNSYKLIKNANDVIAYVPGINMDVPTRNNIVGNAHFLRGMAYFDLVRAYGDVPLLLAPYSDSVPLYPKRTAAATVYAQVIADLQYAETNCVHMAQIPTADIGMISTEAASAMLARVYLQHASTSFANASDNQNALAECNKVIAYAQANPTVLTLVSSYASIFAVGTKNGPECLFSIQFGAAPNAVNLTNRMFDPTTLPTYGGYGSLIALNSYFNSFDPEDTIRRDVAVGTVSGGFHWISKYRDPGVKAGASGRNNFIVLRYADVLLMQSEALNNINPADPTKFNGINQVRTRAGLANKLLTFTNTPASSDFINALVNERAWELGAEGQRRWDLIRLGKYQSIKAAQGYTIDNNHLFFPIPQSELDVNPNLVQNPGY
- a CDS encoding alginate lyase family protein codes for the protein MTRIPFILFFVALAAGTRAQFVSLNKTELSTLRHLIDTSDAYKTVFAPLKTAADEALGQTPNPIEKIRSEGLLQGNPLKTASLKAVEDGQKVYSLALVYRLDRQRRYLDKARDYLLAWARTNKATGDPIDETKLEDMITGYDLVRGEFSTADRSPVDAWLDSVAAAEAFSKYARPGKTTSFNNWNSHRLKIVTLIAYTIHTTVYDTICRQGLEAQLAVNLNADGTTWDLLERDAFHYHLYDLEPLLRTCMVLQRATGKDYFTWQTPKGASIKHCVDYLLPYMTGEKTHGEFVNSKVAFDQQRGKNHEKGYESGTLFDPKNGLYALSLAAYFDRSYLPVIQQAGGGGFFSWTLAMSLLQARQP